The following are encoded together in the Montipora foliosa isolate CH-2021 chromosome 12, ASM3666993v2, whole genome shotgun sequence genome:
- the LOC137980264 gene encoding uncharacterized protein, with protein MVCCFAPTCSHSSESHTCKFFAFPSDKKEKEEYKRWIRLIRRKDREPSKHSRVCSCHFTDGNKQYGPTIYERNRDKIFPSEGGPPKKKKKVTTEKKTVQEMVAEAIRGSEQQPTDNDSKQECCNKTTNEIILEAELDQAREELQDRQEKESYAQKHYNVSGLSAEVLRMETGLPTKDVFNIVVLHALRFKDCIVYYSGWRVESINFEDQIFITLMKLRQNYTNLHLAQLFSCSVATIANIVTTFIHVLHSILLRDIMTTIPSRKKNVLCAPSSFSEFTSCRMVIDCTDVEIAAPGLMSQQNATYSSYRGMNSFKVIVGVAPNAVITFVSKLYPGSISDKAIVQQSGLLNHLVAGDMVLADKGFLIQDILPNDVSLNIPPFLNNGVFTESEAKKTKSIARARIHVERANARLKDFKILTFIPYYLRCYANVIFQLCAALANLQFPLIKEGCEGTEFE; from the exons ATGGTCTGCTGCTTTGCTCCGACGTGCAGTCATTCATCAGAAAGCCACACTTGCAAGTTCTTTGCATTTCCAAGCGATAAGAAGGAAAAAGAGGAATACAAACGATGGATCCGCCTGATAAG GAGGAAAGACAGAGAGCCAAGTAAGCATTCCAGAGTGTGCAGTTGTCATTTCACAGATGGAAATAAACAATATGGGCCCACGATTTACGAAAGAAATCGGGATAAGATATTTCCTAGTGAAGGAGGAccaccaaagaaaaagaaaaaagtaacaaCTGAAAAGAAAACTGTGCAAGAAATGGTGGCTGAGGCAATCAGAGGATCTGAGCAGCAGCCCACTGATAATGACAGCAAACAAGAATGTTGCAACAAGACAACAAATGAGATAATACTGGAGGCAGAATTAGATCAAGCCAGGGAGGAACTTCAGGACaggcaagaaaaagaaagctacGCACAAAAACACTACAACGTTTCGGGACTAAGTGCAGAGGTTCTTAGAATGGAAACAGGGCTTCCGACGAAAGACGTTTTTAACATTGTAGTACTTCATGCTTTAAGATTCAAAGATTGTATTGTTTATTATTCCGGTTGGAGAGTAGAGTCTATTAATTTTGAGGACCAgatttttattactttaatgAAACTCAGACAAAATTATACCAACCTGCACCTTGCACAGCTTTTCAGCTGCAGTGTGGCAACAATAGCTAATATTGTGACCACTTTCATTCATGTTTTGCATTCTATATTGCTTCGTGACATCATGACAACCATTCCATCcaggaaaaaaaatgtgttaTGTGCACCATCTTCTTTTTCTGAGTTTACGTCTTGCAGAATGGTCATTGATTGTACCGATGTGGAGATTGCAGCCCCGGGGTTAATGAGTCAGCAAAATGCTACCTATTCAAGCTACAGGGGCATGAACTCTTTCAAAGTAATTGTTGGGGTTGCACCAAATGCAGTAATAACTTTTGTTAGCAAATTGTACCCTGGGTCTATTTCTGATAAAGCCATAGTACAACAGTCAGGTCTGTTGAACCATCTTGTTGCAGGGGACATGGTTTTAGCCGACAAAGGCTTCCTTATTCAGGACATTTTGCCAAATGATGTTTCTCTCAACATTCCACCTTTTTTGAATAATGGTGTTTTCACTGAAAgtgaagcaaagaaaacaaaatccaTTGCTAGAGCAAGGATCCATGTAGAGAGGGCAAATGCAAGGTTAaaggattttaaaattttaactttcatcCCATATTATTTAAGATGTTATGCTAATGTTATTTTTCAGTTATGTGCTGCACTGGCTAATTTACAATTTCCACTTATCAAAGAGGGGTGTGAGGGAACAGAGTTTGAGTAA
- the LOC137979749 gene encoding uncharacterized protein — translation MSALSIASLISFFREEQKSIKKGENHYKSGHVESFTYSHGILRGDVHASMRNKVYKVYLNSENAIRSSECECPRGKFKCSHAAALFIHGIYNLSRTDVECNWKKRKASTPLSWQAVEEMFPPTKQYSCLSRNPTQSDRSALYRDLKEYGRFTGLFWLMSPEPATVSKLPIPTIEDIIYSEEFLKTQGSQQQIDCLIRQAKIPDEYIFKISDITIGQRNNPTWQLTRRGRLTASNFGCVLKAKRVTQSLLKRLLGEYDLSGVKAVQWGVNNEQEALKALTVLTGKTVQETGIWLDASGILGASPDGIVDHETVLEAKCPYTERNLSIEEAIATSPTFCLEKAQDGNGYVLKKDHVYWDQVQGEMFFTRRKFCYFEVWTSKDVAVVKIEQDETWDANIPILKEFYFKHIFPKIVEGAL, via the exons ATGTCGGCACTCTCGATCGCGTCGCTCATTTCTTTCTTCAGGGAAGAGCAGAAGTCTATTAAGAAGGGCGAAAACCATTACAAATCAGGTCATGTGGAGTCATTTACGTATAGTCATGGTATCTTAAGAGGAGACGTGCACGCAAGCATGCGAAACAAAGTCTACAAA GTTTACTTAAATAGTGAGAATGCCATAAGATCAAGTGAGTGTGAGTGTCCAAGGGGGAAGTTTAAGTGCAGCCATGCGGCTGCACTTTTCATTCATGGCATCTACAACCTCAGCCGAACAGATGTTGAATGCAACTGGAAGAAACGCAAAGCAAGCACACCACTCTCTTGGCAAGCCGTCGAAGAAATGTTCCCTCCAACAAAACAGTATTCCTGTTTGTCAAGAAACCCTACCCAGTCTGATCGGTCTGCCCTTTACAGGGACCTAAAGGAGTATGGGAGGTTTACTGGCCTTTTTTGGCTTATGAGCCCTGAACCAGCTACTGTCAGTAAGCTTCCCATTCCGACAATAGAGGATATCATTTACTCGGAAGAGTTTCTTAAAACACAAGGATCGCAGCAACAAATTGATTGCTTAATAAGACAGGCAAAGATTCCAGATGAGTACATTTTTAAAATAAGTGACATTACAATTGGACAGAGAAACAACCCAACTTGGCAGTTAACGAGAAGGGGCAGATTAACAGCAAGCAACTTTGGTTGCGTTTTGAAGGCCAAACGGGTCACTCAGTCTCTCTTGAAGCGTCTTCTTGGTGAATACGATTTGTCTGGGGTAAAGGCTGTGCAGTGGGGTGTGAACAATGAACAGGAAGCACTCAAAGCATTAACTGTGTTGACTGGGAAAACCGTCCAGGAAACTGGCATTTGGTTGGATGCCTCGGGAATCCTTGGAGCTTCTCCTGATGGAATTGTAGACCATGAAACCGTCCTAGAAGCTAAGTGCCCTTACACTGAAAGGAACCTGTCAATTGAGGAGGCCATTGCTACTTCACCAACGTTTTGCTTAGAAAAAGCACAGGATGGCAATGGATATGTTTTAAAGAAGGACCACGTCTACTGGGACCAGGTACAGGGTGAAATGTTTTTTACAAGGAGAAAGTTTTGTTATTTCGAGGTTTGGACTTCTAAGGATGTGGCTGTTGTCAAAATAGAGCAAGATGAAACCTGGGATGCAAATATTCCAATCTTAaaagaattttattttaaacatatttttcccAAAATAGTGGAAGGtgcattgtaa